The nucleotide sequence ATCTTTAAAATTAAGTTGACCTTGTTCTTCTAGTCTGTTTTTCTTTACTTCTGGAGGCAGATCCTGCTGTGTGCGTACTCTTTCTTCTATCATTTTATATAATGGCAATAAATCATCAAAGACTTTTAAAACATCTTCAACTTCTAGATCATCGCGATTAATGATTTTCCCTATAAAAATAAAATTCCCGTCTAAGGCCCATTCATGAGGTATTGGTTCGACTTTTTTTTCAACCGTTCTATTAGAATTGTGCCATCTAAACATTTTATAACCTGAAAAGTCAAAGTCTTGATTTTCTATAATCTCGTTGAGTACTGAAAAACGTTTTTGCAATGGTGTTAAATCCCTAAGGTTTTGATGCAACCTAATAGATAAAGCTATACCGTATCTAACCTTATCATCGTATTCAAATGAAGTGTTGAATTGAACTTCTTTATGAGCTCCTTTGTGCGATGCCCATTTTTCCTTTTCTTCAGTATTTGAAAGTTCAAATAAACTAAAGTTGTTATTTATTTTTTTCCATTGATTTCGATAATCTTGAAGATTTCCAATATCATAAAGTTTAGATCTATCATTGATTGTATTTATGTATTCTTTAAACGTCATTTATTTATTGGATTAATTGATTTAACTCGCTTGATAAATTGCTTTTTGCAATCCTAGGTAAGCATCCATAAGAGGTTGCATCCCGCCAAAGGCTTCTTTTGCATCATGTGTAGTTCCTAGTTTTAACCGAATGAGATCTGGCAGTTTATCACGGCGCAATTCTTCAACACCATATTTTTCATAATGCTCTAGTATAAAGTTTAGAAAAGCGACTGCGCGTGCATCTTTATAAACGGTTAGCACTGGATTTTTACTTACTGCTCCTACACGTTCATGCCTGGTTTTTAAATCACTGCGATAGCACAGATGCGATAGCACGTCAAAAATATCTGTATCTGGTGAAGCGACCATATTACGTAAGTCGTCTAGTTGTTCCCGGTCAAAACCTTGTTGACCTAGTTGTTCTAGCAAAGCGCTTCGTGTATCTGGATTTGCCCACGCATCACGTAGTTGCTGCTCGTTTTCAAAAAGTTCTGGTAACTCGCCTATGAGTTTTTCTATGAATTCACGAGCGGTAAGTGGTTTACCGTTTGCATCTACGTATCGTGTTTCTGTATCTGTTACTTTGATGGATTGCCCATTAGAGAGCAGCACCGTTGCTTTGCGATGGTATTCTCCTGGTGGATCAACCACTACACCTTCATCTTCTGGTTGAGGCGTAGGCTTAGGTGGTTGACCAGGTACAATGGTTGCAGGCTCATCATCACCAGGTCCATCCCATATAGGATCATAGAAGTGATTAGTAGCTCCTACAAAGTCTATAATCGTAAAATAATCTTTACCATCATAAAGTCGTGTACCACGACCTACAATTTGCTTAAATTCTATCATGCTACCTATAGGCGCCGTGAGCACGATATTGCGCACATTTTTTGCATCTACACCAGTGGTAAGCATTTTAGAACTGGTTAGGATAGTAGGAATGTCTTTAGTATTGTCTTGAAATTGCTTTAAAAGAACTTTACCTGCATCGCCTTCATCACTGGTAATACGCACGCAGTATTCTGCATCTTTTACCAGTTTATGTTTATTAATCATATCACGCATATCCAGTGCATGCGCTTGATTTGCACAAAAGATGATGGTTTTATCCATAGGCTTCATTTGCTCCAGGATCGTTTTTGCTACGAGTTCTGTACGTTGTGGCAACACGATAGATTTATTAAAATCATTGATATCGTAATGATCTTTAATCAGCTCGCCTTCAACAACTAAATCTTCACTATTATGAATGTACTCATCGATATTTGTTTTGAGGCGCTTAATTTTATAAGGTGTGAGAAACCCATCATTTACGCCATCTTTAAGTGAATACTCATAAATAGGTTTTCCAAAGTAATCATAAGTATCTACGTTATCATCACGTTTGGGAGTTGCCGTTAATCCCAAATGTACTGCTTTACCAAAATGATCCAGAATCTCACGCCAACTTCCACTTTCATTTGCACTACCGCGATGACATTCATCTATGATGATTAAATCAAAAAAGTCTTTTGGGTATTTTTTATAATAACCACCTATATCTTCGCGTTCTGCTATCGCTTGATAAATGGCAAAAAACACATAAGCATTAGTAGGGACCACGCCGTTGCGTTTTCTTATTTCCTCACCGTTTATTTTAACCAGATCACTCTCGTAAGGATTAAATGTATTAGTCATCGCTTGATCTACAAGTACGTTGCGATCTGCTAGGAACAATATACGTGGTTTACGATCCTCATGCTCTAGGTTCCATTTTGCAGTAAGCAGTTTATGCACAATCTGGAATGCGATGAAGGTCTTTCCTGTTCCTGTAGCCAGTGTTAGTAATATACGCTGCTTGTTCTCTGCAATGGCGTTCATGGTTTTTTGAACAGCGACCTCTTGGTAATATCTAGGTTGCCAGTTTCCTTCCATCTTAAATGGAATACCATGTAATTTTCTTTTTAAATCAGTGCGTCGCTCATGGGTACGATTATATAAATCTTCTGGAGAAGGGAATTCCTCAATATAATCGCCATAACCTCTACTTATAATATACTCATAGAGTTTACTACCATTTGTAGCATAGACCACATCTATGGATAATTTTTGCGCATAGCCTATGGCTTGGTGTAAACCTTCTGTGGGGTGTTTACCTATAGCCTTTGCCTCAATAATGGCTAAGCTGTTATTTTTAAAACGTAGTAAATAGTCTGCTTTAAGACCTTTGCCGCGCTTGTTGCCCGTGAGTTTACGACCATCAGTAAAGTAATGTTCACGCCATATCAAATCTGGTGTCCAGCCAGCTTTTACCAGTGCAGGATCTATAAAGCGTGCTCTGGTATCTTCTTCCGTTAGTTTTCTAGTCATTCACTTAAATGTATTGGGTTCAAGATACTTATTGCTGCACTATCTGAACACAACTTGTTGAAAATCCTTATAAATAAATAATGTATCATCCAATTGCAGTAGTTCTTATATGATTTTGCTTTCGCGAAAGCGTGACAACTTATATCCTGATACAATAAAAACTTTACTATTACTCAACTAAAAAGTATTACTCTAACATATAATCTTTTAACTTAATACCAAACAAAATCCATACATGGAATAGATCCATAGTACTACATATTAATTAAGCGTTTAGCTTAGGTCTTAAACAAAAATCGCCAGTTTTTAAGAGACAGACCAAGTTAAGCAGGGTGCCATGGGCGCTGCTGTTTATACTGTCTCGGGTGTCTGGCGATACCTTGTTTAGGTATACTTCAGTTAGCGCCTTTATCATTCAACAGCATGACACCGTTATTTAAGAAAGAGGATATCAGCTATCATCCAAATCGAAACGATTACAATATTGAAGTATCCGACAACTATTGGTTACTCAAAAAAACGAATACTCGGTCCTTTCAATATACCACAGGGGAATTAATAGATAAATACAAACTTTCAAGACATCAATTGCTGGCTATTGTGATGGAGACATCTTACGTCAACAGAAATATCAATTGTCAAGTTTGTAATCAAGTGTCATTTTATAAGGCTCACACAAGAGCTGAAGCGAGAAACAATAGAATTGGTTCAGACAGGATATGGGATAGAAACATTTGTCAAAACTGTCGAGATTCAGTAGTGCAATTAGAGACAAAACATGCCTCCCGTGTTCTTCAGAATCATATAAACCGTATTCACGTAAATATTGATCCAGTAGAACTTGGCTTGCAATTTTCTTATGAGTGTATTCTACTAAATATTTATGCTGGTAATTCCATCACCTCCAATCTACCAAACACAAAAGGTCTGCTGGGTTTAGATAACGCATTTGAACAGATGATTGAACATTTGAATGGTTTAGGATTAATCGAAGTAGAAAAAACTAGTTATGGCAGAATAACAAATCTTACAATTAAAGATCAAGGAGAACCTCCAATTAAATATTATTGTGAGGAATCAAAAGAGTAC is from Nonlabens sp. YIK11 and encodes:
- the hsdR gene encoding EcoAI/FtnUII family type I restriction enzme subunit R; protein product: MTRKLTEEDTRARFIDPALVKAGWTPDLIWREHYFTDGRKLTGNKRGKGLKADYLLRFKNNSLAIIEAKAIGKHPTEGLHQAIGYAQKLSIDVVYATNGSKLYEYIISRGYGDYIEEFPSPEDLYNRTHERRTDLKRKLHGIPFKMEGNWQPRYYQEVAVQKTMNAIAENKQRILLTLATGTGKTFIAFQIVHKLLTAKWNLEHEDRKPRILFLADRNVLVDQAMTNTFNPYESDLVKINGEEIRKRNGVVPTNAYVFFAIYQAIAEREDIGGYYKKYPKDFFDLIIIDECHRGSANESGSWREILDHFGKAVHLGLTATPKRDDNVDTYDYFGKPIYEYSLKDGVNDGFLTPYKIKRLKTNIDEYIHNSEDLVVEGELIKDHYDINDFNKSIVLPQRTELVAKTILEQMKPMDKTIIFCANQAHALDMRDMINKHKLVKDAEYCVRITSDEGDAGKVLLKQFQDNTKDIPTILTSSKMLTTGVDAKNVRNIVLTAPIGSMIEFKQIVGRGTRLYDGKDYFTIIDFVGATNHFYDPIWDGPGDDEPATIVPGQPPKPTPQPEDEGVVVDPPGEYHRKATVLLSNGQSIKVTDTETRYVDANGKPLTAREFIEKLIGELPELFENEQQLRDAWANPDTRSALLEQLGQQGFDREQLDDLRNMVASPDTDIFDVLSHLCYRSDLKTRHERVGAVSKNPVLTVYKDARAVAFLNFILEHYEKYGVEELRRDKLPDLIRLKLGTTHDAKEAFGGMQPLMDAYLGLQKAIYQAS